From a single Gracilimonas sp. genomic region:
- a CDS encoding TonB-dependent receptor, translating into MRIYSLFIALIMLSSGVLYAQTSGTITGTVKDVKTGEPLIGATIILEGTNLGAATNAEGRYTINNIPTKTYNVKASFVGFITETKFNVVVRSAGNIELNFELKENVSELDEVTVTPNPFEKLETTPLSIQNLSQEEIAAYPGGNNDIAKVVQSLPGVSGSVGGFRNDVIIPGGAPNENVYFLDGVPIPNINHFSTQGSAGGPVGLLNVSFFEGVTLTASSFGAEYDNVLSGILQFNQRNGNPREFTGNLRISSSEAALTAEGPLFKGDQDIANTTFIASVRRSYLQLLFDVIGLPFLPDYWDFQYKLNHQINRDNTIYLTGVGAIDDLAINDLEDFDPEQEAIQNQIPVIRQNSNTAGIGWKRQFSDNSGFMETVLSNNTLGNRFYRYNDNVNETGLYLKNESRETETQLRYRVTKFLGNWTASGGFLLINSDYSNNTEDLVNNRQFETDLNFFRYGLHGQVTSNMLNNRVKFSLGLRADGNTFTDTGNELYRTLSPRASASYTFSENRDWTVNASVGRYYKILPYTTLGFQGNDGSFANKSADYIQSDHAVLGLEYLINQSSRISLEGFFKKYDDYPISTTDSVSLANKGGGFEVFGSEPVISEGKGRTYGVELLFQQKFTGNFYAVTAFTFYKSEFTNLLGNDYDPAVWDNGVLISLLGGYKFGNNWEVSGRYRFLGKAPYAPVDQQATLDNYPAVIKDFNKLGTVRLDPFSQLDVRIDKKWSFQQFSLDLFVEIQNVLASANPSEPRYGLDRNEQGEVIMPRQLVRVDTSSEGAVLPSIGIVLNF; encoded by the coding sequence ATGCGAATTTATTCATTGTTCATCGCCTTAATTATGCTTTCATCCGGCGTGCTGTATGCTCAAACTTCGGGCACCATAACCGGTACCGTTAAAGACGTCAAAACCGGCGAACCTCTGATTGGAGCTACCATCATTCTGGAGGGCACCAATCTCGGAGCAGCTACAAATGCTGAGGGGCGCTACACCATTAATAACATACCTACCAAAACGTATAACGTGAAAGCTTCTTTTGTAGGCTTTATTACGGAAACCAAATTCAATGTTGTGGTCCGCTCGGCCGGAAACATTGAACTGAATTTTGAACTGAAAGAGAATGTCAGCGAATTAGATGAAGTAACGGTAACCCCCAATCCTTTCGAGAAGCTGGAAACCACTCCGCTTTCTATTCAAAATTTGAGTCAGGAGGAAATCGCTGCTTATCCCGGTGGTAATAATGACATCGCGAAGGTTGTTCAATCCCTGCCCGGCGTTTCAGGTTCGGTAGGTGGCTTTCGGAATGATGTGATCATCCCCGGAGGTGCGCCGAATGAGAATGTGTATTTTCTGGACGGAGTGCCTATTCCAAACATCAATCACTTTTCAACACAGGGTAGCGCCGGGGGACCGGTGGGATTGTTGAATGTTTCTTTCTTTGAAGGAGTCACATTAACCGCCAGCTCTTTTGGCGCTGAATATGATAACGTGCTTTCCGGAATCCTACAGTTTAACCAGCGTAACGGAAACCCCAGAGAGTTCACCGGCAATTTGAGAATCAGTTCCAGTGAAGCTGCCCTTACTGCAGAAGGTCCGTTATTCAAAGGCGATCAGGACATAGCAAATACAACTTTCATCGCTTCTGTTCGCCGCTCGTACCTGCAGCTACTTTTTGATGTCATAGGTCTTCCCTTTCTGCCCGATTACTGGGATTTTCAGTACAAGCTGAACCATCAAATTAACCGCGATAATACCATCTACTTAACCGGCGTGGGGGCTATTGACGACCTGGCTATTAATGATCTCGAAGATTTTGATCCTGAGCAGGAAGCCATTCAAAACCAAATTCCGGTTATTCGCCAAAATAGTAACACCGCAGGTATAGGCTGGAAACGGCAATTCAGCGACAATTCCGGATTTATGGAAACCGTGTTAAGCAACAACACGCTGGGTAACCGTTTTTACCGCTACAACGATAACGTGAATGAAACCGGGCTGTATCTCAAAAATGAATCCCGGGAAACCGAAACCCAGCTTCGATATCGAGTGACCAAATTCTTAGGTAACTGGACCGCTTCGGGGGGCTTCCTGCTTATCAATTCAGATTACTCCAACAACACCGAGGATCTAGTCAATAACCGGCAATTTGAAACCGACCTGAACTTCTTTCGCTATGGGTTACACGGGCAGGTAACATCAAATATGCTGAATAACCGGGTTAAATTTTCTCTTGGGTTGCGCGCCGATGGCAACACGTTTACCGACACCGGCAATGAACTTTACCGCACCTTAAGCCCCCGCGCCTCTGCTTCCTATACATTTTCTGAAAACCGTGACTGGACCGTGAACGCCTCGGTTGGCCGCTACTACAAAATCCTGCCTTACACCACCCTCGGATTTCAAGGCAATGACGGATCTTTCGCCAACAAATCAGCTGATTACATCCAAAGTGATCATGCTGTATTAGGGTTAGAATACCTCATCAATCAATCTTCCCGAATCTCTCTGGAAGGCTTTTTTAAAAAGTATGATGACTATCCCATCTCAACTACCGACAGCGTTTCGCTGGCTAACAAAGGCGGGGGATTTGAAGTTTTCGGCAGCGAGCCGGTTATCAGTGAGGGGAAAGGCAGAACCTATGGGGTGGAATTACTATTTCAGCAAAAGTTCACCGGAAATTTTTACGCCGTAACGGCATTCACCTTTTATAAAAGTGAATTCACCAACTTACTGGGCAATGATTATGATCCGGCCGTCTGGGATAATGGAGTTTTAATTTCACTGTTGGGTGGCTATAAATTCGGAAACAACTGGGAGGTCAGCGGCCGCTATCGGTTCCTGGGAAAAGCCCCGTATGCCCCGGTTGATCAACAAGCTACGCTGGATAACTACCCTGCTGTAATTAAAGACTTCAATAAATTGGGGACTGTTCGGTTAGACCCTTTCAGTCAGCTGGATGTGCGTATTGATAAGAAGTGGAGTTTCCAACAATTCAGCCTCGATCTGTTTGTAGAAATTCAGAATGTACTGGCTTCGGCAAACCCCTCTGAACCGAGATATGGCCTTGACAGAAACGAACAGGGAGAAGTGATAATGCCGCGGCAGTTGGTAAGGGTGGATACTTCATCTGAAGGAGCGGTGCTGCCTTCAATTGGAATAGTGCTCAATTTTTAA
- a CDS encoding carbonic anhydrase family protein, with amino-acid sequence MSEETSLSKEVLTSEKQASLSPEQILQNLKEGNKRFVNNNLTPRDYQAQVKATTSGQYPEAVVISCIDSRVPVEQVFDKGVGDIFVARVAGNFVNEDILGSTEYGTAVAGSKVIVVMGHKSCGAVKAAIDDVQMGNITAMLSKIKPAVEMTADYDGEQSTDNDDYVTEVVKNNVIHTIQQMRKESPAIAELEKNGDVKIAGAFYDLETGKVTFLD; translated from the coding sequence ATGAGCGAAGAAACATCTTTAAGTAAAGAAGTCTTAACAAGCGAAAAACAAGCAAGCTTGTCGCCCGAACAAATTCTCCAAAACCTCAAAGAAGGGAACAAGCGGTTCGTCAATAATAACCTGACACCGCGGGATTACCAGGCACAAGTGAAAGCCACTACCAGTGGGCAATATCCCGAAGCCGTAGTCATTTCCTGCATCGACAGCCGTGTACCGGTAGAGCAGGTGTTTGATAAAGGCGTGGGCGATATTTTTGTGGCCCGTGTAGCCGGTAATTTTGTGAATGAGGATATTCTTGGTAGTACCGAATACGGAACAGCCGTTGCCGGTTCAAAAGTAATCGTAGTGATGGGCCACAAGAGCTGTGGAGCGGTAAAAGCAGCTATCGATGATGTACAAATGGGGAACATTACGGCCATGCTGAGCAAGATTAAGCCGGCTGTTGAAATGACTGCTGATTACGATGGAGAACAGTCAACAGATAATGATGACTATGTAACAGAAGTTGTAAAGAACAATGTGATTCATACCATTCAGCAGATGAGAAAAGAAAGTCCTGCCATTGCTGAACTGGAAAAGAACGGTGATGTAAAAATCGCCGGCGCTTTCTATGATCTGGAAACAGGTAAGGTTACTTTTCTTGACTGA
- a CDS encoding calcium/sodium antiporter: protein MFIPFLWLTFGLILLIKGADWLVEGATVLAKKFNVSDLAIGLTIVAFGTSAPELVVNVMGSIEGHHEIVFANVIGSNNFNLLVILGISGLITPLVVQSSTVWKEIPFSLFAAVLLFFLANDLWLPGSYTVSRFDGFIFLAFFVGFLFYVYKQLSSDPSEIQTENKSYTQLKIWGFIIVGLAGLVLGGRLVVNNAIQIATVLGVSEKIIGLTIIAAGTSLPELATSIVAAMRKNVDIAVGNIIGSNIFNIFLILGISAVVKPIEYNPSFNSELYLLAGGTLILFIGMFTGEKKKLDRWEAGVLLILFIAYTMYLITSQL, encoded by the coding sequence ATGTTTATTCCCTTTCTATGGCTCACCTTTGGTCTAATACTACTCATCAAAGGAGCCGACTGGCTTGTTGAAGGAGCCACCGTTCTGGCTAAAAAATTCAACGTCTCTGATCTGGCGATTGGTTTAACCATTGTGGCATTTGGTACTTCCGCTCCCGAGCTGGTGGTTAATGTGATGGGCAGCATCGAGGGGCATCACGAAATTGTATTCGCCAATGTAATCGGCAGCAACAACTTTAACCTACTGGTGATCCTGGGTATTTCCGGCCTGATCACCCCACTTGTTGTTCAATCAAGCACCGTATGGAAAGAAATACCGTTCTCCCTTTTTGCTGCGGTGTTACTGTTTTTTCTGGCAAACGACTTATGGCTTCCGGGTTCTTACACGGTATCCCGTTTTGATGGATTCATCTTCCTGGCTTTTTTTGTTGGCTTCTTGTTCTACGTGTATAAACAGCTCTCTTCTGATCCTTCTGAAATACAGACTGAAAACAAATCATATACTCAGTTAAAAATCTGGGGATTTATTATTGTCGGGTTAGCAGGATTAGTTCTAGGCGGACGATTAGTAGTGAATAACGCCATCCAAATTGCGACTGTTCTGGGAGTTAGCGAAAAGATTATCGGTCTAACCATTATCGCCGCCGGCACCTCCCTCCCAGAGCTTGCAACTTCTATTGTAGCGGCTATGCGCAAGAATGTTGACATAGCCGTAGGCAATATTATCGGCTCCAATATCTTCAACATTTTTTTAATTCTCGGGATAAGTGCTGTTGTTAAACCGATTGAATACAATCCGTCCTTTAATTCAGAACTATACCTACTTGCGGGCGGAACATTAATCTTATTTATCGGGATGTTTACCGGGGAAAAGAAAAAACTGGACAGGTGGGAGGCCGGCGTATTACTCATCCTGTTTATCGCCTACACAATGTACCTCATTACCTCTCAGCTATAG
- a CDS encoding YbbR-like domain-containing protein codes for MADITDNEFIRRLKAFLKPGTKPGTEETEMRFIRREKVVVFVGAYIMAISLWFIVNLSGSFNITINIPVEPGNVPENMALTEDLPEFVQVSVSGDGWQLLNLYNDPPTVVINIEESEINLFDQVRQRLSYLQEIDVAKVQPLLLSVNMEPKISKRVPVKINTDLNFQPRFGLVGEPTYSPDSITVTGAQSRIEDITEWEVQDTLRLEGIREDISVTLPLEDAIGVVELSENEITYNADVSEFTEGETTVYIRTRGLPRGQNVNYNPSSVTIRFDVPIEQYAEVEKIRPYEVYVPYAKILEDSTGFVTPDIEQTAEQFELRLRSFQPKAVAYFTVLN; via the coding sequence ATGGCTGACATTACAGACAATGAATTTATTAGACGGCTCAAGGCTTTTTTGAAGCCCGGCACCAAGCCCGGTACCGAGGAAACAGAAATGCGTTTCATCAGGCGGGAAAAGGTGGTCGTGTTTGTGGGAGCCTACATCATGGCAATTTCGCTGTGGTTTATTGTGAATTTGAGCGGGAGCTTTAACATCACCATCAACATTCCGGTTGAACCGGGAAATGTGCCTGAAAACATGGCCCTGACGGAAGACCTGCCCGAGTTTGTGCAGGTGAGCGTTTCAGGTGATGGCTGGCAGCTGCTGAACTTATATAACGATCCCCCTACGGTGGTCATAAACATCGAAGAAAGTGAGATAAACCTGTTTGATCAGGTTCGCCAGCGCTTGAGTTACCTGCAGGAAATAGATGTGGCCAAGGTTCAGCCCCTGTTGTTGTCGGTGAATATGGAACCAAAGATATCCAAGAGAGTCCCGGTAAAAATAAACACGGACCTTAACTTTCAACCCCGTTTTGGATTAGTCGGAGAGCCCACGTACAGTCCGGATAGTATCACCGTTACCGGGGCACAATCACGCATCGAAGATATTACGGAATGGGAAGTTCAGGATACGCTGAGGTTGGAAGGCATTCGGGAAGATATTTCAGTTACGCTGCCCCTTGAAGATGCAATCGGTGTGGTAGAACTTTCAGAGAATGAGATTACCTATAATGCGGATGTATCAGAGTTTACCGAAGGGGAAACCACTGTGTATATACGCACCAGAGGGTTGCCACGTGGACAGAATGTAAACTATAATCCGTCATCTGTTACCATCAGGTTTGATGTGCCCATCGAGCAGTATGCGGAGGTAGAAAAAATAAGGCCGTACGAAGTGTACGTTCCGTATGCGAAAATCCTTGAAGACTCTACCGGTTTCGTAACCCCTGATATTGAACAGACAGCCGAACAATTTGAGCTGCGCCTCCGAAGCTTTCAACCGAAAGCAGTGGCTTATTTTACGGTGTTGAATTAG
- a CDS encoding SDR family oxidoreductase has protein sequence MDLKINNHLFLICGASSGFGRAVAERLVQEEAKVIAVARREEKLKELKDDYPEQVQVFAGDLTDNQTLTELEALMKGRNLSGVLINAGGPPALSALETSMDQWDDAYLNVLRWKVDLTKRLVPIFQKQNYGRILFVESQSIKQPIPSLVLSNSLRAAVAGFAKTLSLEIAKQGITVNLIAPGSHETPAIQRVIQKRAEESGKALDEVIADMEASIPVGRMGTGEEFASLAAWLLSPHSGYVTGQTISHDGGNIKGLFG, from the coding sequence ATGGATCTGAAAATCAACAACCACCTTTTTCTCATCTGCGGAGCGTCCAGCGGTTTTGGACGAGCCGTAGCCGAACGGTTAGTGCAGGAAGAGGCTAAAGTTATTGCCGTAGCCCGGAGGGAAGAGAAACTCAAGGAACTAAAAGATGACTACCCGGAACAGGTTCAGGTTTTTGCCGGCGACCTGACCGACAATCAAACCCTGACCGAGCTGGAGGCTTTGATGAAAGGCCGGAACCTGAGTGGCGTTCTTATAAACGCCGGAGGGCCGCCCGCACTTTCAGCTCTTGAAACTTCCATGGATCAATGGGATGATGCGTACCTCAACGTGCTGCGATGGAAAGTAGATCTCACCAAACGGTTGGTTCCCATCTTCCAGAAACAGAATTACGGGCGTATTCTTTTTGTGGAAAGTCAGTCCATCAAGCAACCCATCCCCTCTTTGGTATTAAGCAATTCGTTGAGGGCTGCCGTGGCCGGTTTTGCAAAAACGCTTTCTCTGGAAATAGCAAAGCAGGGTATTACCGTAAACCTGATCGCGCCTGGATCTCATGAAACGCCAGCCATTCAGAGAGTAATCCAGAAAAGAGCGGAAGAGTCCGGCAAAGCATTGGACGAGGTAATAGCGGACATGGAGGCAAGCATTCCGGTGGGCAGAATGGGAACCGGTGAGGAATTTGCATCGCTTGCAGCATGGCTGCTGTCTCCACATTCCGGATATGTTACCGGCCAAACCATCAGCCACGATGGGGGTAACATTAAAGGGTTGTTTGGGTAA
- a CDS encoding carbonic anhydrase family protein: MRKLFLTNILPVLVVTLLFSTACVSQNAEQSSNNELKSEVLTSEAQSELTPQQILNGLKAGNESFVNNNLTPTDYQKQVKATAVGQYPEAIILSCVDSRVPVEQVFDKGVGDVFVARVAGNFVNEDILGSAEFATAVAGSKVVVVMGHKSCGAVKAAIDGVEMGNITAMLDKIEPAVEMTANYSGERSTSNDDYVTEVVNNNVVNTIAEMRENSPIIAELERNGDVVIAGAFYDLETGKVTFLE; this comes from the coding sequence ATGAGAAAATTATTTTTAACCAACATTTTACCGGTATTAGTAGTAACACTTTTGTTTTCGACAGCTTGTGTAAGCCAGAATGCTGAACAATCATCGAATAATGAACTTAAATCAGAAGTTTTGACGAGTGAGGCTCAGAGCGAATTAACCCCACAGCAAATTCTCAACGGCCTGAAAGCCGGTAATGAGAGTTTTGTTAACAACAACCTCACGCCAACCGATTATCAGAAACAAGTGAAAGCAACCGCAGTTGGTCAATATCCTGAGGCAATTATATTGTCTTGTGTTGACAGCCGCGTGCCTGTAGAGCAAGTTTTTGATAAAGGCGTTGGCGATGTTTTTGTAGCCCGCGTAGCCGGAAATTTCGTTAATGAAGACATTCTGGGAAGTGCTGAGTTTGCTACCGCTGTGGCCGGGTCAAAAGTTGTTGTAGTAATGGGGCATAAAAGCTGCGGTGCTGTGAAAGCAGCAATCGACGGAGTTGAAATGGGCAACATTACCGCTATGTTAGACAAAATTGAACCGGCTGTTGAAATGACTGCCAACTATTCGGGCGAGCGTTCAACAAGTAACGATGACTATGTAACTGAAGTGGTTAATAACAACGTAGTTAATACGATTGCCGAAATGCGGGAAAACAGCCCTATTATTGCCGAGCTGGAAAGAAACGGTGATGTAGTAATTGCCGGAGCGTTCTATGACTTAGAGACAGGCAAAGTAACTTTTCTTGAGTAA